One region of Camelina sativa cultivar DH55 chromosome 6, Cs, whole genome shotgun sequence genomic DNA includes:
- the LOC104791335 gene encoding thioredoxin H1-like — protein MLSLIENRTEQRKRDGEKMATEEGQVIACHTVESWNEQLQKANDSKTLVVVDFTASWCGPCRFIAPFFADLAKKLPNVLFLKVDIDELKSVASDWAIEAMPTFMYFLKEGKILDKVVGARKDELQSTITKHLA, from the exons ATGCTAAGTCTAATTGAAAACAGAActgaacagagaaagagagacggaGAGAAGATGGCTACAGAAGAGGGACAAGTGATCGCGTGCCACACTGTTGAGTCATGGAACGAGCAACTACAAAAGGCTAACGACTCCAAAACTCTT GTGGTGGTTGATTTCACGGCTTCTTGGTGTGGACCATGTCGTTTCATTGCTCCATTCTTTGCTGATTTGGCTAAGAAGCTCCCCAATGTGCTTTTTCTCAAGGTTGATATTGATGAATTGAAG TCGGTGGCAAGTGATTGGGCGATAGAGGCGATGCCAACCTTCATGTACTTCTTGAAGGAAGGGAAGATTCTCGACAAAGTTGTTGGGGCCAGGAAAGATGAGCTTCAGTCTACCATTACCAAACACTTGGCTTAA
- the LOC104791336 gene encoding protein RTE1-HOMOLOG isoform X2, with translation MGGETAAAADSEHRMMIGFADSMKIDPRRDRFPCCIVWTPLPLISWLVPFIGHVGICREDGVILDFAGPNFVCVDNFAFGSVSRYIQIKTEKDPSCSSGSCMFNGESRYGQEEESHEKEPTWDGALRKGTQEYQHHSYNIFTCNCHSFVANNLNRLGERSGGWNVVNLAALVFFKGRWVSKAAVVKSLLPPVIVYTLGIFLGGWTFIASCSIVAVLLLGWFIIGTYCFKKLIQL, from the exons ATGGGAGGAGAGACAGCTGCAGCTGCAGACTCAGAACATCGGATGATGATTGGTTTTGCAGATTCCATGAAGATTGATCCCAGAAGGGACAGGTTTCCATGCTGCATTGTCTGGACACCTCTACCCTTAATTTCGTGGTTGGTTCCCTTCATTGGCCATGTGGGTATTTGCAGAGAAGACGGTGTCATCCTCGACTTTGCAGGACctaattttgtttgtgttgataATTTCGCTTTTGGATCTGTTTCTCGatatattcaaatcaaaacggAAAAG GATCCTTCTTGTTCTTCCGGCTCATGTATGTTCAATGGTGAGAGCAGATATgggcaagaagaagagagtcatGAGAAAGAGCCAACATGGGATGGTGCACTGAGAAAAGGCACACAAGAGTACCAACACCACTCATATAACATATTCACATGCAACTGTCATTCTTTTGTTGCCAACAACCTGAACCGTCTAGGGGAAAGGTCGGGCGGGTGGAACGTGGTGAATCTCGCGGCACTTGTTTTCTTTAAGGGACGTTGGGTGAGCAAAGCGGCTGTAGTAAAGTCCTTGTTGCCTCCGGTCATAGTCTATACTCTAGGAATCTTTCTTGGTGGTTGGACTTTCATAGCTTCCTGCTCTATTGTAGCGGTTTTGCTTCTTGGTTGGTTCATCATTGGAACCTATTGTTTCAAGAAACTGATCCAGctgtag